Proteins found in one Candidatus Zixiibacteriota bacterium genomic segment:
- the pssA gene encoding CDP-diacylglycerol--serine O-phosphatidyltransferase: MNGYRQIFPGLFTMGNLFCGYASILASMRGENLTEAAWLIIFAAFFDFLDGLVARLSKGASRFGVELDSLADIVSFAVAPAVLLYSFKMIEFGNWGWFIGFSFIMAGAYRLARYNLDAKIETKGNFLGLPVPIAAIAIASFVIFCDHLWGEIRLDRFLLIMIILFSALMVSTIEYETMPRFDFSIKKNRIKMIILVSAGMLLMIKTRLLMFPFVAGYIIWGIVKLLASLIEKGVHNDDDNQSEKSLKKNKSAEE; encoded by the coding sequence TTGAATGGTTATCGTCAAATATTTCCGGGGTTATTTACGATGGGCAATCTGTTTTGCGGGTATGCCTCGATATTAGCCAGCATGCGCGGCGAGAATTTAACCGAAGCCGCTTGGCTGATTATTTTTGCCGCATTTTTCGATTTTCTCGATGGCTTAGTTGCCCGCTTATCGAAAGGCGCCTCGCGTTTTGGTGTAGAGCTTGATTCCTTAGCCGATATTGTTTCGTTTGCGGTTGCTCCGGCAGTCCTGCTTTATTCATTCAAGATGATAGAATTCGGTAATTGGGGCTGGTTTATAGGCTTCTCTTTCATCATGGCGGGCGCTTATCGTTTGGCAAGATATAATCTTGATGCAAAGATTGAAACCAAAGGCAATTTCCTTGGCTTACCGGTGCCGATTGCAGCGATTGCTATCGCCTCATTTGTGATATTTTGCGACCATCTGTGGGGCGAAATAAGACTTGACCGATTCCTGTTAATTATGATAATACTGTTTTCAGCGCTGATGGTATCGACTATTGAATATGAAACAATGCCCCGGTTCGATTTTTCAATCAAAAAGAACCGGATTAAGATGATTATATTGGTAAGCGCTGGGATGCTTTTGATGATTAAAACGCGGCTTTTGATGTTTCCGTTTGTTGCCGGCTACATAATATGGGGAATTGTAAAATTGCTTGCCAGCTTAATAGAAAAAGGCGTTCATAATGATGATGATAATCAGTCTGAAAAATCATTGAAAAAGAATAAAAGCGCAGAGGAGTAG
- the purQ gene encoding phosphoribosylformylglycinamidine synthase subunit PurQ, whose protein sequence is MKFGVVIFPGSNCDYDSYQAVKSTGIGEVQYLWHADKSLDGVDVVILPGGFSYGDYLRSGAIARFSPIMKSVIDFANNGGAVIGICNGFQVLLEAGLLPGAMRKNLGMRFVCQDVYLNVANRDTRFTKNCPDEKLLKIPIAHAEGNYFADEDTINELNETNRILFRYCNKDGEITEEANPNGAQQNIAGIINKEGNVLGMMPHPERACDMLLGSQDGRFIFESVAGEQDK, encoded by the coding sequence ATGAAATTCGGCGTGGTTATATTCCCGGGTTCCAATTGCGATTATGATTCGTATCAGGCGGTTAAATCAACCGGCATCGGCGAGGTGCAATATCTTTGGCATGCCGATAAATCGCTTGATGGTGTTGATGTGGTGATCCTTCCCGGCGGCTTTTCATACGGCGATTACCTTCGTTCGGGAGCTATTGCGCGCTTTTCGCCGATTATGAAATCGGTAATCGATTTCGCCAATAATGGCGGCGCAGTAATAGGTATTTGCAACGGTTTCCAAGTGCTTTTGGAGGCGGGATTACTTCCTGGGGCTATGCGTAAAAATTTGGGAATGAGGTTTGTCTGTCAGGATGTTTACCTGAATGTTGCCAACCGCGATACGAGATTTACTAAAAACTGCCCGGACGAGAAGCTTCTCAAAATCCCCATCGCTCATGCTGAGGGGAATTATTTTGCCGATGAAGATACTATAAATGAACTTAATGAAACTAATCGCATTTTATTCAGGTATTGTAATAAGGATGGCGAAATTACCGAAGAGGCCAATCCTAATGGGGCTCAGCAAAATATCGCCGGAATTATCAATAAGGAGGGCAATGTGCTGGGCATGATGCCTCATCCGGAAAGAGCTTGTGATATGCTATTAGGTTCGCAGGATGGACGGTTTATTTTCGAATCAGTTGCAGGAGAGCAGGATAAATGA
- the purS gene encoding phosphoribosylformylglycinamidine synthase subunit PurS — MSKYTAKVEVKFKSGVLDPQGETIKNALYNLDYNMVESVKTGKVFWIDLESDSTSKALKTVNELTDKLLANPIIEKFEVEIEK, encoded by the coding sequence ATGAGTAAATATACGGCAAAAGTTGAAGTCAAATTTAAAAGCGGAGTTTTAGACCCTCAGGGGGAAACTATTAAAAATGCGCTGTACAACCTTGATTACAACATGGTTGAATCTGTTAAAACCGGCAAAGTGTTTTGGATAGATTTGGAATCGGATTCAACCTCGAAAGCTTTGAAAACAGTAAATGAATTAACCGATAAGCTTTTGGCGAATCCGATAATCGAGAAATTTGAGGTGGAGATAGAGAAATGA
- a CDS encoding phosphatidylserine decarboxylase, which produces MAREGFIFFLPFVVIAVIFFYLFNRYTNMAFIYLGVISFVLACAFILFFRDPVRKIPAGDDLIVSPADGKILNIVDTGDQTVITIFLSILDVHINRIPVNGKVVRLKYKPGKFLAAFREAASDVNERFEIEISTDKGNVTVHQIAGVLARRVVCRLKDNQTVVKGDRFGMIRFGSRVDLFIPGSSRVDVKKGDKVKGGETIMGKLL; this is translated from the coding sequence ATGGCGCGTGAGGGATTTATATTCTTTTTACCATTTGTGGTTATAGCCGTGATATTTTTCTATCTATTTAATAGATATACTAACATGGCTTTCATTTACTTGGGTGTTATATCATTTGTTCTTGCCTGCGCATTCATATTGTTTTTCCGCGACCCGGTCAGGAAAATACCAGCAGGCGACGATTTGATTGTTTCGCCCGCTGATGGCAAAATATTGAATATCGTTGATACAGGCGACCAAACTGTGATTACAATATTTTTATCGATTTTGGATGTTCATATTAACAGGATTCCCGTTAATGGCAAGGTTGTAAGGCTAAAATACAAACCGGGGAAATTCTTAGCCGCTTTTAGAGAAGCCGCTTCCGATGTTAATGAGCGTTTTGAAATAGAAATATCTACCGATAAGGGTAATGTAACAGTTCACCAGATTGCCGGTGTTTTGGCAAGGCGCGTTGTTTGCCGTCTTAAGGATAATCAAACCGTTGTCAAGGGCGACAGGTTTGGCATGATACGATTTGGCAGCAGGGTGGATTTGTTTATTCCCGGCTCATCGCGAGTTGATGTTAAAAAAGGGGATAAGGTTAAAGGCGGCGAAACTATAATGGGGAAATTGCTTTGA
- the tatA gene encoding twin-arginine translocase TatA/TatE family subunit, with translation MFDYILIGTPGPTELIVILLLVLVLFGAKRIPEIAQGLGKGIREFKKSMSDIQGEIESPEKEKKADQPSEKKEDDKNG, from the coding sequence ATGTTTGATTATATACTGATTGGCACGCCTGGCCCGACAGAACTGATTGTTATTCTATTGTTGGTTCTGGTATTATTCGGCGCCAAACGAATCCCGGAAATCGCTCAGGGATTAGGCAAAGGAATCCGCGAGTTTAAAAAGTCGATGAGCGACATTCAGGGCGAAATAGAATCCCCCGAAAAGGAGAAGAAGGCAGACCAACCATCAGAGAAAAAAGAAGACGACAAAAATGGCTGA